The genomic region ttgtggaaaagagtgttaacttatgggataaaagcactattttgttgTTTGAAAATGCTTtctgattatgtttcaaggattcttctcaaatctttcagcaagttgttggattttcactcatttttagatgatgattttattcaatttttgaccattttgaacatgtcatagacatagaagacacaatgtttttgaaaaaaaaatgcataagcaagtacaaatcctatggcaggctgagacaataattgttgaatctcacatggggtttcccccaagctatactattcaaagtggatatttagatgcttgaccccactagctccaccctcgacactcacttctctagggcagccaagcaccaatttccatgaaaactccccatgaaaaactttatatctctactaataaCCATATGcgtgtgagccgctttagaggtccgacctcttgcgccaacaactagaaggattttggcaactagtacaagtggtttttagtaaaggcttttggtcatgtggccatacatgtagcactttcagctttgtaaatatagaaggttcccagcctatagaggttacgctctatagggttaatggggaaacatagtgttggtatgaacttatcagcacatgttgcttgtgactttcatcacaaacatgatttatttagagtggattggaaggactcagtattagccggtttccactttgggtcattctactctcactggccccctcaaggcaactcgggaaggcaggccctctaaaggctatacataaaagaaagtaggtctagttTTTTTATCACtgtatgatggtgagagcatacttacctactacttcatcaagcacggaaAACACAAGTCCATTTTAGCTTATCTAAAATCTATGTGGAACTATTTTagagaagtcactcaaaatgcaagttgcatcctgttaatttatcccccttagttaagctaaattagaatgacatgatgtgttactttccaaaatagaactcttaattaactaggtgaggaaatgcatgaaattttgtttaaaaataatcctgcacatgcatgtaagtagtttgaaaaatttaagttcttggacattcagacctggAAGAAAATTCTATCAGTTGCAAATAGAAGTGCTATCCTAAACATTGTGTTGTATTTCACCTCAAAAGAgataacctaaaggacaaaagcgctaatctgAAATACAAAAACACTGCTTTGCGGACTAAGAAGCAAGAATTCTTTGAAAAAAGTGTTAACCAAACTAACAAATGtgctaacctgaaggacaaaagaattatcctcaatattaaatGCATTGATTTACAGACAAAAGagctaacctaaatgacaaatgcgctaacctgaaggacaaaagcgctaacctatcaaataaaggtGCTATCAGAACTCACACAGGTGTGATTCtgtattacaaatgcattaaattttctttttgcgagcattagataggatattagaaagaatatgcgaGGCTCTGAGCCCCATGGTGGACActaaaatgtgtcgacttgaatttcatcatcagaatattgcctgcaacatattagtttcacaaaatacaaaggatttgctacaggaaatccaaactcaaccaataaaactacatgaaatacatataaaataaaagtattatttttgccttcatgatttaagtctcattgtatcCTAATTCTGTTGTTACTGGTTgaagatggtgtgctctcagacaagcactgatagcttccaagatggcatatgaaagaTGGACTGATAGCTGATAGTTAACTaacactatgatatgcaatgctaaatgattatgctatttgattatgctattttcttcaagattaaaactcatggatgcataagttttcaaaaatgattagctttgaaaactcacttgaagactaacttgaagactaacttgaaaaCTAACTCTATCTCAACTCAAACTCccgattttatagactttgagaggataagatgatgtgacttggatcaacggtcatgatcatatctgcaaatttggatggctgtgagaaaaggtgagggttgaaagaaagggggaaAGAGAAGACAATTGCCACTCAtatcaccttgattgggttgttgattgagggaatatagggatggttggagaaaatttaggcatgagaggacaagtggactcaagtccttcctaatatgtagggatgttggagggaatatagaagaaggtttaggaaatatgtgtacgtacacaatatttcattcaatttggaggttggagataaatgatgaattaatatttaagaaatattaatatctttagccacatgattaatGAGTTgggaaagggaagatgaagtggagatggaagctgacttggataagggattaaataatttagaagttatttaatatttgagactataggatagaagaataatcattagatattagatattcaaatgattgaaggaaataattaaatatttagatattcaactaattgatcagaagaataattaaatatttagatatttaattaattagaggaatatgatagatgaattaattaataaaatatttcaattaaattaattaatagaaagacacgaaatgaattaaataaattattcttttcaaattaactatttaatagaagaataaatatttatttaatcactcatagccatttttatgtgtatacagtttgAATCTACTAAAACAACATCATCCTCAAGAGTAgcataaaaaaattattatctggTTACAAATAAAATTCTTCCACCAAGTTGAGGAAGATTACCTACAAGCGCTATGGGAGCATTCATAAGTCAAATGTCTGGTAGCAAACTAGTGCCTACAACAAAAAGGGATCCCCTCATAGTCTACCAATTGACACCAAAATCTATCATTAAACTATAGAATGAATTCTATTGGTAGAGCTTTTGAAATATCAATTTCAACTAAAATGCAAGCAAAAGAATTATGACCAAAGACACTAGTGACAAATTCCACTTTCATGAATCTTCCTAGACTATTACCCATAGCTTCTTAGGCTTCATCACACCATAAATGAAGGAGAAGATAATGTAACCTTCCCCACATAGGAAAAATATTAGTCGAGTCTTTCAAAGGATTGAGAGAAGAAATCTAGGGGTGCAGAGAGAGATGATGTGAATAGCACCTCCAAGACCCACCATCAAGCACAAACTATCGATCATCCACATAACCAAAGAACTATGGTGCAATGTTATGTAATGGATATTTGAGATCTTATTTTGTTCACTAAATAAATATGTTCTTACCTATTACACAAATTTTAGATatctaaattaaaatatatttattttcaattacATAAAACTATACTTTTGAATTGAAAAaacaattcttttcttttctttaacgaTTGTAAAAAACTTAACTATATCTAAAAGAACATATTTCATTTATCAAGTTATGAATTTCATCTAGTTCATTGAAAAATCTATTTGTTAGATTAGAATCTCAATAGTCCATACTTTATAACTGAATTCATGTTCTTAAAATCTTCTCGTAATTTATCCTTGTAAGTGAAAgccacattaaaaaaaaaattaaaggagcAAGGAGTTGTCTATCAAGTAACCTATAGAAAGAGTTTCAAAGTTCTTATGTTTGAATATTCTCTAGGAAAGTTAGATAACCTCCAGgattaaataaaaaaatgttatgatTCAGAGAATTGTTGAGTTGTATAGAATTTTTTGCAAGTAAATGTGTGGGAATCTTTAGATTCATCGAACCATATGTAAAAACATGGCAATTTTGAGTATTGGTATGTTTCATCTACAATATGTGGTCATCGTAAGTATCATAGGTATGAACAGTTTGTATACATAGAATTCATTATTTCTTGTTAAATGAGGTCACATTAAAAttatacaaaatcatgaatatatCATACAATCATTATGAATAAACACAAAAAATATTATATCTCCTATTAGAGATGGAGCAAGTGAAAAGGTAAGCATCATCATAAACCAAAGCCCAATCACCATAGCTACTAGGATGGTCACCAACTCAATCTTATTATTAAGGCCATGCTTAAGGCTCTCCTATTCTGCTAATGTCTTAGAGATCATATAGAAAACTCTACTACTTATTCGAGATTTATTGAAATTTATGGGGCTTAAACTCCTTTCATCATGGCATGTTTGGATGAATTCTCCCTTCTCATCCATGTATGTTTGGGTCATTTATTTCTCATAAAGTTATTTGTAATAGGTTAATCTATTTGTCCTATCATAAATAGAAATTTATAGTGTCTTAGGATTGACCACATGAAGAGAATAGATGGAATATATTTTTTATGGAATGGaaaatttaattttgtaattacttgttttgtttgtttttttaatttaatatgatGAAAAaatttcttaatatttttaataaatgtcATCAATAAATGATTATCAAAAAGGAAGAAAATTTACTTTTCAAACATTTTTACCTTGACCATTCTCTATTTTGTTAGATTTACATAAAATTAGTTTACTAAGATTTAGAAATCACATAAAGAGATAAATAGATAATATGTTATCACATGAAAAGAAATTAACAATATAGTAAGATGTGAGTTTCAAAGTATAAATGAAAGTACAAGTAAGATGTCCCCTAATTTTTCCCTAATGAAGGAAAATCAAAATTTCTCATAGATAAAATTGGATTTACATAACAAAATGTAATATATGGAATGAAAAAGAATATATAAGGGATGATAAGTGTCCTAAATAGTTCTCCCAGTGATCACAATGATCAAGTATAGGTTCTCTAAGTAATCATGTTAAGCATGAAAAATCTAAATATAGTAATTATGTGTAAGCATAAGATCATAAGTTGTAACCATGCATTCAAGATATTTGTGGTTTATAGATGGTTGTAGTTGTGGTCAAAGACATTGCAACAAAAGAATCATAAACTCATTGAGTGTTTAGCTCTTCTATTAGCACAATAACTAAACCTATTTGTGATTCCAATTATATGTCATAGAGACTTGAGACCTTAGTTTGCCTTTCTATTTTAGAATCTCATTTCTAACATATCAAATGATTTAAAAGTGGTTTTCAAAttctcatcaattttaattttcaaGATTATTGTCTTGCACAAAACTCCTTACtgtctaaattaatatatattttactttttcaaatgATTTCAACAACACAACAATGAACTTGTTTTCCTTTTACAACAGTTCATTAAACAAGTACTATGATTTGCAGCTTCAATCTACATGTTAGATTAAAACTGCAATAGTCCATTCTTTATGACACATTCTATTGTCTCATCAAAAGCCTCTCGTAATTGATACTTGTAAGAGAAACCCATATCCAACAATTTTTTTGATGAAGCCGGCAAATATATATGATGcgcaccatcctcatcatcatccaacCTATACCAAACACAATTAAAAGTTTAGAAACATTCTTGTAATTAAATATTTTCTAAGATAACctcaaaattgaaatgaaaattgttTGCTTACTTGATAGAGTTCCTCAATTGTGCATAATGTTTAGAAAGGAAATCTTTGAGACACTTGAGACTCAGAGACTCAGATGCACAAACATAGCGATTTTGAGCATCAGTATGTTCCATCAAGAATATGTGAGCATTGCACGTATCATCTATATGAACAATTGGTATAGATCCCAGCATGAATTCCGAAAACTTGAGTGCTTCATAATATCCATTATTTCCTAATAAAATGAGGTCACATTAGAACTATACAGAATTGTGAATACATGATACAAAAATTATCAATAAACACACAAATATTTATACCTCCAATCAGGGCTAATAATGTTTGAGCAGATGAAACAGCAGGAGCAGTTGTAAACCAAGGCCCAATCACCAAACTTGGTAGGATGGTCACAACCTCAATGTTATTATTAAGGCCATATTTAAGGGCCTCTTGTTCTGCTAGTGTCTTAGCTATCATATACCAAGCTACCTTATTTGTCTGAGATTTAAGGAAATTTATGGGGCTCCAACACGTTTCATCAAGGCATATCTCAGTGAATTCTCCCTTGtcattcattggagaagaagctgcAATTGATGAAGTAAAAATTACACGTTTAACAGATTCAGCTCTTACGCAGGCTTTCATAAGATTATGTACCCCATTTACAGCAGTTACAATAAAATCATCCTGTAAAACAACATCCATTCCAGAAAGTTTTAGAAAAAGCTTTCAGTGATCATGAGATGATTTAAGAGCGGATAACTGATTTCATTTGCTTACCGGATTAGGTTTTGTAAAATCCATGGGACTTGCCACATGAAAAACTCCATGACAACCCTCCACTACAGAATCAAAACTGCCCTCTAAACACAAATCAGCTTTAAAGAGCTTAAGCCTTTCTTCTGCCCCGACCAGCTTCAATAAAGGCCCAGATTTTGTTTCGTCGCCTGCATATCATCAACCCATATACAACTAGGACGCTTTAATAGACAACTCTTTTACTATATTGTTCTCTTAAAAATTATCATGTACCTGGGTCTCTAAGAGTGGCGCTGACGGTGTAGCCTCTTTCTAGCAGATTTTTGACTAACCAAGATCCGATGTATCCCGCTGCTCCAGTCACACACACTTGTTTCACACTCCTGTTAATTTCGTCTGCCATTGAATTCCTGCTTCAGAAAAATTACCTTCGGAGGAAGAGGTCGAAATAGTGGGTGTTTAAGCATGCCCGGCTCGTCTACTTATTGCCACCACACAAATCTCTGTCTTCCGTAAACAGATATTTCTCTATTGAGATATTAATTACACTTATGGTCATAATTGAGATATATTTGTTTTTAAGGTGCATTAAAAAATATAATGTGAGATTTCTAACAAGGGATGCAATGTGAAGTTCTTTCCATAGTGTTAGAATATGcatttagagttaggattaggtgGGATTAATAGTGTTGGAATATGTATCTAGAGTTAGTATTAAATGTGATCTAGAATTAGGATTAGGTGGGATTAATAGTATTAGAATATGTATCTAGAGTTAGGATTAGGTGGCTTTAGTAGTTTGACGGTGCATTACAAATTTATAGATCTTGAGTTTAAACTAGAATAATAGTTATGTAGTAAAAATCTAATACTCAATAATTGAAAGATAAACttaattttgaaaaatagaaaataatagaaAGTTGAACCTACttgaaataaaatacaaaaatagtactaattaaaaatataaaaaatgaattctTCATTCTtttaaagtttaaaattattaaaaataaacaaatatttatatttGTCAAATATGAAGATAATTATAAAATATCACCTAATTATTAATACTAAAAATTACTctacaattaaatttaaaaatatattaattaattaatcttttaatTGCTATTGTATTGTACGCATAAATAAAATAGTTgttaaaatattttatataaaataaataaatgataaattatatgaattttttttaatttttaattttaatttcaacattaaaaattatacataaaattaaattataaaaagtaaaaataaaatgtaatatatattgaaaaataagaAGTCAGTTGCCATTTCTTTTATAATTTCTaagttaaaattaaatatttatatttgttaaatttttattttctattttaatgatatttataaaatatgattaaattattaatataattttcttTTCTATAAATAAACATTAAACCTTCACCATGAAACAACAACATGGTTTATATGTTACGAGgtaactgttaggcccaatatggaaagctaatgtactgagaggggaggggtgaatcagtactccaaaacttttcttgaataataactttactgttatgcataaacagaatagtgcagtaacataaaataaagttaaaacaaatacataacaatcatacatgattcactccataacacatatattttggttacgtagaaactcttgattagagagaaaaactgcggtggggatggcacccacaacttcactactgcaataataaagagtgctcagttagagctacatattagctatttctgatagcttaccctattaggagtaacaagatctgttagatctaccttgtaaaggattttacaacatttattctgaataatgcatctggttagaggctttacaatttatagacttgattagagtcttttaccctgttaaaagtttctcttacaacttcacaatattacaataaaatcattacaaatatctgcagctttacatctgaaatgttatagcagattctatgtgctcagaatagattaccttgcttatatcatacctcggttacccatatagtaactcggtaaaccattctgtttactctgttcttcgactgttctctgaaaaactttctcggtgacctctgtgtctttgtaacagtcttctttcttTCATACATACACcattaactcatgctgtataaatagatctcttaagacggtgatctatttcattgctttgatcttacaaacaagattcttcgaatgaataactatacaaaatatttaattggttagattgatctcaaaatcatacacaatcttctagtgcaatttccaatgtgata from Cryptomeria japonica chromosome 3, Sugi_1.0, whole genome shotgun sequence harbors:
- the LOC131072084 gene encoding putative anthocyanidin reductase, whose product is MADEINRSVKQVCVTGAAGYIGSWLVKNLLERGYTVSATLRDPGDETKSGPLLKLVGAEERLKLFKADLCLEGSFDSVVEGCHGVFHVASPMDFTKPNPDDFIVTAVNGVHNLMKACVRAESVKRVIFTSSIAASSPMNDKGEFTEICLDETCWSPINFLKSQTNKVAWYMIAKTLAEQEALKYGLNNNIEVVTILPSLVIGPWFTTAPAVSSAQTLLALIGGNNGYYEALKFSEFMLGSIPIVHIDDTCNAHIFLMEHTDAQNRYVCASESLSLKCLKDFLSKHYAQLRNSIKLDDDEDGAHHIYLPASSKKLLDMGFSYKYQLREAFDETIECVIKNGLLQF